One Alligator mississippiensis isolate rAllMis1 chromosome 1, rAllMis1, whole genome shotgun sequence genomic window carries:
- the LOC109286261 gene encoding uncharacterized protein LOC109286261 isoform X1 → MAAGRAGGPTKKPDPSDPRPYTSLIIIHPDNPSMQRKISFLHDTGAQINVVAPATPHKKTSKIIMVQGLNAISTAKKVKFWIHNHKKTLKAVLGGINILDIPGIKTLQLKKLIFQALPFFIAEPIRHQPTLHNTSTWRYKPIPTKRHLQKALVTLLQRLEQQGCITPIAASTHLSPGWGIAKPGKPNEVRLVVDFRKANKRCLPLTQPNAFTLPQCLYEMARFQGGKWYGTTLDLKDIFFSIPIINNSGILNMCVEGMMYRWTICPQGYRNSPALATGAMNAVITL, encoded by the coding sequence ATGGCCGCCGGGCGAGCCGGCGGCCCTACAAAAAAGCCTGACCCTTCAGATCCTCGCCCATATACCAGCCTTATTATCATTCACCCCGATAATCCCTCAATGCAACGGAAGATTTCTTTTCTCCACGACACGGGAGCACAAATTAATGTCGTAGCACCTGCGACACCTCATAAAAAGACTTCGAAAATCATCATGGTACAAGGGCTAAATGCTATATCAACTGCTaaaaaagtcaaattttggatacacaatcacaaaaaaacccttaaagcAGTTCTAGGGGGCATAAACATCTTGGACATACCAGGCATTAAGACactccagttaaaaaaattaatatttcaagCTCTTCCATTCTTTATTGCTGAGCCCATCCGACACCAACCTACGCTTCATAACACGTCTACATGGCGTTATAAACCAATCCCGACCAAACGACATCTTCAGAaagcccttgtcaccctgttACAGAGGCTCGAACAACAGGGATGTATAACACCGATAGCGGCCAGTACCCACCTATCACCAGGGTGGGGAATCGCGAAGCCCGGAAAACCCAACGAAGTCCGACTTGTAGTGGATTTCCGCAAGGCGAATAAACGGTGTCTCCCACTTACACAACCCAATGCTTTTACGCTACCCCAGTGTTTATATGAAATGGCGAGGTTTCAAGGGGGCAAGTGGTACGGGACGACCCTTGACCTCAAGGACATATTTTTCTCCATCCCAATTATTAACAACAGCGGAATCTTAAACATGTGTGTCGAAGGTATGATGTACCGATGGACGATATGcccgcaaggatatcgcaactcTCCTGCATTGGCCACAGGCGCAATGAAcgcagtgatcaccttatga
- the LOC109286261 gene encoding uncharacterized protein LOC109286261 isoform X2, translating to MVPQSPSHKLFTQLRENLETEGRTTTKWAGPKWKKGKMINVLFRAFVNTTRDIENLNSQLLTLGKVAAENAAAQQSPTPLPQYGAGEKLSFFTESEKKGRASEKDMEDRVVGGPQLPHSLRECNGADPTAPTPEHQLPPPYDKEKKPSKLIYPSLPTENPPPPMKSSPTSMKTAFPIIVTKYTTDPQGVTHATSTYRTRNRTEMQDIFQLSKFKSGETLAIWLGRLVVKFGSELLDMEEASFLILKLHGVEDTPPTAAQS from the coding sequence atggtgccccagtcccccagtcacaaactcttcacCCAGCTCCGTGAAAACTTGGAGACGGAGGGTCGCACCACGACCAAATGGGCAGGCCCCAagtggaaaaaagggaaaatgattAATGTTCTGTTCCGCGCATTTGTTAACACAACGCGCGATATTGAAAATTTGAATAGCCAACTTCTGACCCTGGGAAAAGTCGCAGCTGAAAATGCTGCTGCGCAGCAATCACCTACACCATTGCCCCAATATGGCGCCGGCGAAAAACTCAGCTTCTTCACAGAATCGGAGAAGAAGGGCAGAGCTTCAGAAAAGGACATGGAGGACAGAGTTGTGGGAGGTCCACAACTACCTCATTCTCTACGGGAGTGCAACGGGGCGGACCCAACGGCTCCAACCCCGGAACATCAGCTACCGCCTCCctatgacaaagaaaaaaaaccatccAAGTTAATATATCCCTCCCTACCAACGGAGAATCCGCCCCCACCGATGAAGTCTTCGCCGACTTCCATGAAAACGGCCTTCCCTATCATTGTTACAAAATACACAACGGATCCACAAGGCGTAACTCACGCTACTTCCACCTACCGCACCCGTAACCGAACAGAGATGCAAGATATTTTTCAGCTATCAAAATTTAAATCAGGAGAAACCCTGGCGATTTGGCTTGGCCGACTGGTAGTCAAATTTGGCTCAGAATTACTGGACATGGAAGAGGCCAGCTTCCTCATCCTCAagctgcatggagtggaggacacgccaccgacCGCGGCCCAATCATGA